The following proteins are co-located in the Cutaneotrichosporon cavernicola HIS019 DNA, chromosome: 3 genome:
- the STT4 gene encoding uncharacterized protein (Phosphoinositide 3-kinase family, accessory domain (PIK domain)), with product MDCLDEPLHLEILSALASNLARDGHEDNLSVISDGLPNVAPPVDEDDAWSNFEINHAISYAHYVTSLPPTSAYLPTALPELRRLLAGLVAQGAPEAGSSSGVAPGTSDAYALLLDALLKAIFWVGWSVDGLAGEAGTVVAQLLENTGKLMPTSPIFAGVIVSAVHTVLSHVPLPALPSPVTAHLLSAVVAIGQPAAVNNAVQEGARSYTPAFNTAPHPATPAGAALLVTEIANIVLARALSPVTEVDQAAFANGTYTISKEDNLASPVWKSQTQALLADPVEDDQLSELAEGVEALDVANKFALLWWTELMEPEGSGFAGTSNMFGAHDSDDDVYMTVAVLHLLNLLGLHNHITEAPQVARLKNILSEQSTISDARVLQAAFVCLAIMVRNFPELGSGLVHHLRRLLMSPLPALESEFNGSGMELSPTICAASTALATCIEMSPNDDAISSTLYSLLGVLNHGTTIGPGAMSVRSMPNSDYPKSFASGKRSDEQRQLISTTAVEIAARLALDTGREDIIHLAISMLLQRLRGVDIATESAIVTNLVPLALASSDADLVEVYRAFSQISRSSHPEDPRMSANAVLAAQTRLAKGLGNRLNDADGYLSELLTLFADKGTQTQMLSISSTHGNVKEKYALMRADSAKRASDTKAQLAALLLPIAELLSHPTYHPDHNASTETVSQFRNMWLLCVAFGLSSRNGKSILSEHEENALSVIASKTPALYQEQNTDFVGSDLEYNTILRKDFAQSINSRMRQTLTEMLPSTKHTSDIRNMSTPQLTLLIAINDLEEMRTMHLQPSVTLRYFMNDSVNKSAMFGPLTGISTRLTSVFLRQLSMRAVQHSMPPSVSEEVRKIFVLCTHRMPQVREAALHVARQVIETFSALMCDRKVVFTLLEILTLMRRSCEMQYTDEYSPVHDFRSDKLDLVLVLTDDYAVRNDITTQLYSVAQRWLTLAISRAPLEVQSTLQSYLNESRDVLLIDSVEMGAGLALHFSKAISRLDRQETMMPVIGGWQSDCSNLVVSQYAAKNYYDGELSGARHILREGLQSLQKDAPATTSNKERLAFKSQMADAINKVHTKDALSIVEMRRLLLRAVSVLIASPNMDADILHCLVELPMAVFTPLAIAAGIDAWTWLVRQRSEAEIALMGEISAGWLSTIREHKGLFSSSMNYHDPFETPIEYTPSDKKTMDVEKKKADRLLRPHLLLLQVLSSQFQAVKYSEAGIMISLARLMMRSLGAADHMSTHPLSREVRFTLLLFGFQILASSKTEALLELRFRDLLFKAAFSWFAIRPQWSFGSDRIQIGAEIKLLQDFMDAVTKDTIRGDHVTTSLRDRDAAWLIPGTKSLQDYTAMHRDRVRLMQLFVENEIHRLNVWYNPANDKGRNLVTGNTVESAVSAEEWSSLVRKAWRQNPAMAVHMAERFKNTTTVVPELVKLIRADPRVVLHVPEALQFFLGDKLEPSMRRGLHWLLIWDKVPPIEALNYFQPRYGNDPIILQYAMRVLEEHPVDLTFFFVPQVVQALRADPLGYVARFIFETSKISQLFCHQIIWNMKANMYKDDNGEEPDSLKPTLEGMVDRIVASLSGKAQEFYNREFGFFGEVTSISGKLKPYIKKTKPEKKAKIDEEMAKIKLEVGVYLPSNPDGVVVDLDRKSGRPLQSHAKAPFMATFKVRKERIDLDAEDDAPKVTYDVWQSAIFKVGDDCRQDVLALQLIAMFKNVFTQLGLTLYLFPYRVTATAPGCGVIDVVPNATSRDEMGRAQINDLVEYFVDKYGGVDTVSFQRARLNFIQSMAAYSVACYILQIKDRHNGNIMIDGEGHIVHIDFGFLFDIGPGGIKFEAGSFKLNKEMVALMGGGDSQGFRMFTELTVKAFLAIRPHADQLVDTVALMLGTGLPSFKGEGTIKRLRDRFALHLNERGASEYMLGVIHNAFQNMRSDIYDGFQKYQNGIPY from the exons ATGGACTG cctcGACGAACCACTCCACCTCGAGATCCtcagcgcgctcgcgtccaacctcgcgcgcgacggaCACGAGGATAACCTCTCCGTCATCTCGGATGGGCTTCCAAACGTTGCGCCACccgtggacgaggacgacgcctGGTCCAACTTTGAGATCAACCACGCCATCTCGTACGCGCATTATGTCACgtcccttcctcccactTCGGCATACCTTCCCACCGCATTGCCCGAACTGCGGCGCCTGCTTGCTGGTCTCGTCGCACAGGGTGCTCCCGAGGCAGGGAGCAGCTCGGGCGTGGCGCCAGGTACGAGCGATGCGTacgcgctccttctcgacgcCCTGCTCAAGGCCATCTTCTGGGTCGGATGGAGCGTCGATGGCCTCGCAGGAGAGGCAGGTACGGTCGTCgcccagctcctcgagaacACGGGCAAACTcatgccgacgtcgccgatTTTCGCCGGCGTCATCGTCTCAGCCGTCCACACCGTCCTGTCTCACGTGCCGCTCCCAGCCCTCCCCTCACCCGTGACAGCACACCTTCTCTCCGctgtcgtcgccatcggGCAGCCAGCTGCTGTAAACAACGCCGTTCAGGAGGGCGCGCGGAGCTACACCCCAGCTTTCAACACCGCGCCGCATCCCGCAACCCCGgctggcgccgcgctcctcgtcacggAGATCGCAAACATtgtgctcgcgcgcgctctcTCGCCCGTGACTGAGGTCGACCAGGCTGCATTCGCGAACGGAACCTACACCATATCCAAGGAGGACAacctcgcctcgcccgtATGGAAGAGCCAGACCCAAGcactcctcgccgaccccgTGGAGGACGACCAGCTCTCCGAACTTGCtgagggcgtcgaggcgctcgatgTTGCCAACAAGTTCGCCCTGCTGTGGTGGACCGAGCTCATGGAGCCGGAGGGCTCGGGCTTCGCCGGCACCTCGAACATGTTTGGCGCTCACGActccgacgacgacgtgtACATGACTGTCGCTGTACTGCACCTTCTCAACCTACTGGGCTTGCACAACCACATCACCGAAGCGCCCCAGGTGGCGCGGCTCAAGAACATCCTCTCGGAGCAGTCGACGATATCCGACGCGCGTGTGCTGCAGGCTGCCTTTGTCTGTCTCGCGATCATGGTGCGCAATTTCCCCGAGCTAGGCTCAGGTCTCGTTCACCACCTCCGCCGTTTACTTATGAGCCCGTTACCCGCACTGGAGAGCGAGTTTAACGGCTCGGGCATGGAGCTATCCCCCACCATCTGCGCCGCGTCCACAGCACTCGCAACGTGCATCGAGATGTCACCAAacgacgacgccatctCGTCTACACTGTACTCACTCCTCGGTGTGCTCAACCACGGTACGACTATCGGGCCTGGCGCTATGTCGGTGAGATCCATGCCCAACAGCGACTACCCCAAGAGCTTCGCCTCGGGCAAGCGCTCCGACGAGCAGCGCCAGCTCATCAGCACGACGGCTGTTGAGATTGCAGCTCGCTTAGCTCTTGACACGGGTCGCGAAGACATCATTcacctcgccatctcgatgctcctccagcgcctGCGTGGCGTCGACATTGCCACCGAGTCGGCAATCGTCACGAACCTCGTCCCTCTCGCCTTAGCGAGTTCGGACGCCGATCTCGTCGAAGTGTACCGCGCTTTCTCGCAaatctcgcgctcgtcacACCCGGAGGATCCCCGAATGTCCGCCAACGCCGTGTTAGCCGCCCAGACCCGTCTCGCGAAGGGCCTCGGTAACCGCCTGAATGACGCCGACGGGTACCTCTCCGAGCTCCTCACGCTCTTTGCGGACAAGGGCACACAGACTCAGATGCTGAGCATCTCGAGCACGCATGGCAACGTCAAGGAGAAGTACGCACTGATGCGTGCCGACAGCGCGAAGCGCGCGAGCGACACCAAGGCTCAGCTCGCGGCTCTGCTTCTGCCCATCGCCGAGCTTTTGTCACACCCAACATACCATCCCGACCACAACGCATCGACCGAGACGGTGTCGCAGTTCCGCAACATGTGGCTGCTATGTGTGGCGTTCGGCCTGAGTTCGCGGAACGGCAAGTCGATCCTATCCGAGCATGAGGAAAACGCCCTCTCTGTCATCGCGAGCAAGACGCCTGCGCTGTACCAAGAGCAGAACACGGACTTTGTCGGCAGTGACCTCGAGTACAACACGATCCTGCGCAAGGACTTTGCTCAGTCG atcAACAGCCGCATGCGCCAGACGCTCACAGAGATGCTACCGTCTACCAAACACACGTCTGACATTCGCAACAtgtcgacgccgcagcTCACGCTGCTCATCGCGatcaacgacctcgaggaaATGCGCACCATGCACCTCCAGCCGTCGGTCACGCTGCGGTACTTTATGAACGACTCCGTGAACAAGAGCGCAATGTTCGGTCCGCTCACGGGTATCTCAACGAGACTCACCAGCGTCTTCCTGCGGCAGCTGAGCATGCGCGCCGTGCAGCACTCGATGCCGCCGTCTGTGAGCGAAGAGGTGCGCAAGATCTTTGTTCTCTGCACCCATCGTATGCCCCAGGTGCGCGAGGCAGCGCTGCACGTGGCTAGGCAGGTCATCGAGACGTTCTCAGCGCTCATGTGCGATCGCAAGGTCGTGTTCACGCTGCTGGAAATCCTCACCCTCATGCGCCGCTCTTGCGAGATGCAGTACACGGACGAGTACTCGCCTGTTCACGATTTCCGCTcggacaagctcgacctcgtcctcgtgcTCACGGACGATTACGCCGTGCGCAACGATATCACGACGCAGCTGTACAGCGTTGCGCAGCGGTGGCTCAcgctcgccatctcgcGTGCGCCGCTTGAGGTGCAGTCGACGTTGCAGTCGTACCTCAACGAGTCGCGCGACGTGCTGCTCATCGACAGCGTTGAGATGGGAGccggcctcgcgctgcaCTTCTCCAAGGCCATCTCTAGACTTGATCGGCAGGAGACGATGATGCCGGTTATCGGCGGCTGGCAGTCGGACTGCTCGAACCTCGTCGTGAGCCAGTACGCCGCCAAGAACTACtacgacggcgagctcagCGGTGCGCGCCATATTCTCCGCGAGGGCCTGCAGTCGCTGCAGAAAGACGCGCCGGCGACTACCTCGAACAAGGAGCGCCTTGCGTTCAAGTCTCAGATGGCCGACGCTATCAACAAGGTGCACACCAAGGATGCGCTGTCGATCGTCGAGATGCGTCGCCTGCTTCTCCGAGCCGTTTCCGTGCTCATCGCATCGCCGAACATGGACGCCGACATTCTTCActgcctcgtcgagctgcccATGGCCGTGTTCACGCCTCTTGCGATCGCCGCAGGCATCGATGCTTGGACGTGGCTCGTCCGTCAGCgctccgaggccgagatcgcGCTCATGGGTGAGATCTCGGCAGGGTGGCTCAGCACCATCCGCGAGCACAAGGGCCTGTTCAGCAGCAGCATGAACTACCACGACCCGTTCGAGACACCGATCGAGTACACGCCCAGCGACAAGAAGACCATGGacgtcgagaagaagaaggccgacCGGCTGCTGCGccctcacctcctcctgctgCAGGTGCTGTCATCGCAGTTCCAGGCGGTCAAGTACAGTGAGGCTGGGATCATGATCTCGCTTGCGCGTCTCATGATGCGgtcgctcggcgcggccgacCACATGAGCACGCACCCTCTCTCGCGTGAGGTCCGCTTCACCCTGCTGCTCTTTGGTTTCCAGATCCTGGCGAGCAGCAAGACTGAGGCATTGCTCGAGCTGCGTTTCCGCGACTTACTATTCAAAGCGGCGTTTTCGTGGTTTGCCATCCGCCCGCAGTGGTCGTTCGGCAGCGACCGCATCCAGATCGGTGCGGAAATCAAGCTGCTGCAAGACTTTATGGACGCGGTGACCAAGGACACGATCCGCGGCGACCACGTCACGACGTCGCTGCGGGATCGCGACGCGGCGTGGCTCATTCCCGGTACGAAGTCGCTACAGGACTACACCGCGATGCACCGCGACCGCGTGCGGCTCATGCAGCTATTCGTTGAGAATGAGATCCATCGCCTCAATGTGTGGTACAATCCCGCCAATGACAAGGGACGCAATCTCGTCACGGGAAACACCGTCGAGTCGGCTGTCTCGGCCGAAGAGTGGTCCAGCCTCGTCCGCAAGGCGTGGAGACAAAACCCCGCAATGGCCGTGCACATGGCCGAGCGGTTCAAGAACACGACTACCGTCGTGCCCGAGCTTGTCAAGCTCATCCGCGCGGACCCGAGAGTAGTCCTACACGTGCCCGAGGCGCTCCAGTTCTTCCTCGgtgacaagctcgagccGTCTATGCGCCGGGGCCTGCACTGGCTCCTGATCTGGGACAAGGTTCCGCCCATCGAAGCGCTCAACTACTTCCAGCCGCGATACGGAAACGATCCGATCATCCTACAGTACGCGATGCgtgtgctcgaggagcaccCAGTCGACCTGACATTCTTCTTTGTCCCACAGGTCGTGCAGGCGTTGCGTGCGGACCCGCTAGGCTACGTCGCGCGGTTCATCTTTGAGACGTCTAAGATTTCGCAGCTCTTCTGCCATCAGATCATCTGGAACATGAAGGCGAACATGTACAAGGACGACAATGGCGAAGAGCCCGACTCGCTCAAGCCGACGCTCGAGGGCATGGTCGACAGAATCGTTGCAAGCCTCAGTGGCAAAGCCCAGGAATTCTACAACCGCGAGTTTGGGTTCTTCGGCGAGGTGACGAGTATCTCGGGCAAGCTCAAGCCGTACATCAAGAAGACCAAGCctgagaagaaggccaagattgacgaggagatggccaAGATCAAGCTAGAAGTCGGCGTGTATCTCCCCTCCAACCCCGATGGTGTAGTCGTGGACTTGGACCGCAAGTCTGGCCGACCGCTCCAATCCCATGCCAAGGCGCCGTTCATGGCGACGTTCAAGGTGCGCAAGGAACGTATCGACCTGGACGCAGAGGACGATGCGCCCAAGGTCACGTACGATGTGTGGCAGTCAGCCATCttcaaggtcggcgacgactgCCGGCAGGACGTCCTTGCACTCCAACTCATTGCCATGTTCAAAAACGTGTTcacccagctcggcctgACGCTGTACCTCTTCCCGTACCGCGTGACGGCCACTGCGCCGGGATGCGGTGTGATCGACGTGGTGCCGAATGCGACTTCGCGTGACGAAATGGGCCGCGCGCAGAtcaacgacctcgtcgagtaCTTTGTGGACAAGTACGGCGGTGTCGACACGGTGTCCTTCCAGCGCGCACGCCTCAACTTTATCCAGAGCATGGCGGCGTACTCTGTTGCGTGCTACATCCTGCAGATCAAGGATAGGCACAACGGCAACATTATGATTGACGGCGAAGGCCACATTGTCCATATCGACTTTGGCTTCCTCTTTGACATTGGGCCTGGCGGGATCAAGTTTGAGGCTGGCTCGTTCAAGCTGAACAAGGAGATGGTGGCGCtcatgggcggcggcgataGCCAGGGGTTCCGAATGTTCACCGAATTGACGGTCAAGGCGTTCCTTGCCATCCGGCCGCACGCggaccagctcgtcgacacgGTCGCGCTTATGCTCGGTACGGGCCTGCCGTCGttcaagggcgaggggaCGATCAAGCGTTTGCGTGACCGCTTTGCACTGCATCTCAACGAGCGCGGTGCGAGCGAGTACATGCTCGGTGTGATCCACAATGCGTTCCAGAACATGCGGTCGGACATCTACGACGGCTTCCAGAAGTACCAGAATGGTATTCCGTACTAG
- the RPB8 gene encoding uncharacterized protein (DNA-directed RNA polymerases i, ii, and iii 17.1) → MNDDRPNVIFEDRFTVLAVDEDGKKFDRVSRIKAESRDMGMQLHLDIAIELYPLQKDEVFSLLLARSLKPEDDVAEEGDGDGDAPRKIKRELWRAEDQGLANDYDYVCQGKVYKFDDSVRGDNQTTAYISFGGLLMALRGSFRHLAGVTVGENVYLLMRK, encoded by the exons ATGAACGACGACCGCCCAAACGTCATCTTCGAGGACCGATTCACGGTGCTG GCCGTGGATGAGGACGGGAAAAAGTTCGACCGCGTGTCGCGCATCAAGGCCGAGTCGCGCGATATGGGGATGCAGCTCCACCTCGATATTGCCATCGAGCTGTATCCGCTGCAAAAGGATGAAGTGTTCTcgcttctcctcgcacGGTCGCTCAAGCCcgaagacgacgtcgcTGAGGAaggggacggggacggggacgcGCCGCGTAAGATTAAGCGCGAGCTGTGGCGGGCCGAAGACCAGGGACTGGCCAACGACTACGACTATGTCTGCCAGGGCAAGGTGTACAAGTTTGACGATAGTGTGCGCGGCGATAACCAGACGACGGCATATATCTCGTTTGGCGGTCTGCTCATGGCGCTGCGCGGTAGTTTCCGCCACCTGGCGGGAGTTACTGTTGGCGAGAACGTTTATCTCCTCATGCGCAAGTAG